In Oryzias latipes chromosome 19, ASM223467v1, the genomic stretch TGTTctgctgctagcttacagcccctcacaaccccaaactaacattagtggggcaacgaaaatggcgagcagtattggagctagcCAGCTGCCCAGTTTTGagccaactcagacgaggaaaacaaagatgtatgtGGATCTAGTCTACAAGTGAGCGGAGCAGGGACCATGGCCTGctgattaccgtaatttccggactacaagccgctacttttttcctgcgcttacagccctgcggcttattcagtgacgcggttaatttatggatttaattagcggccgccatgtacgtactttcgaactcagtgaatagtttgtattctttgtctaacaccaagcacaagacatttatattcaacacacctctaagcagccaaacagcatggacttgacttcaggtcttagacacttcagtcatggttcaacaaaatgaaacacgcatgcccggccgcatcccagaatcctttggggccattagacccaacgtgcacgtgattgccgctacaatatgatgaagctttcaagttaaaagcaatcgttaaaagcagcgtaaaaaagtccaccgtcaccaacgggtttggaaaagccggtttgctgcgtgacggagagaacagcgcatggagtgaatttacactccatttacggtttctaaggaaaccgtaaaagcggaattttgctttgaaaaactcacagcctccgtgtgagctggagacatcttctcctgctgattgagctgcggggcggatggcagtctgaaggctcccacacgtaacaacgcatccgcccctcatacacaaaacgtacagtattaagtccgattgctttgcacagaaacgatttgctccttccaccggcgcaacggggacgaagtgctcctccttgaagcagccctggccagaggtgtcggagtagataggaaggggagacaaggagcgcgcggggcgggagcggagcgcagaggcgtccgcggagtgcagaggcttctgaattctgacgcacgcgccgcactgaggcgcgcgtatcacgctgaggcgcgcgcttttcagtcgccgctgctgtattttaccggtgtgttttttaaccagtcctgttactcccataacgctgctgcgacacaagcggaaggagagctttacccgttcacccctccatgcactgctgatacttgctcattcttaaacacgtacaacagtatggcgagccgggcgttggccccgcctttagcccctaagactcatgggaaatgtggaatcgcggatgtaaatttcctcatcataactgagggatgtaatgttgattatatggttactgtttgtaattttatgtatgatacctatattgtcaataagtaaaaaaaaatgaaataaaaacaccataactgaggaacttgtgaacagaatagaggtccatgctgtttgacagatgtcgatacactcaaatacatgagccagaggcaaagctggaaccacccacaatgtgctaatgaattgcactcactctgggattctggccgtgatctgtcaggatgacaatatcgcctaacacatgcgcggcttgtactctgacgcggcttgtgtatgtataaaactaattttacacgtgaaaatgggtaggtgcggcttgtaatcgggtgcgctttgtagtccggaatttacggtatattttttatttcactgctACAAGTTATTTCAAGCaacatttttgtgtctgctcctgattcacaacaaatctgaataaagaaatactcagaagagCATTTTTACACTTAATttctctttatatatgtcctccatcataagaaaaacaagactattttaaaaagaccaaaaacataatctcaaattaaaaaaaagacactggcAAAGTCACATCAAGCACAATTTAATGACACTCTGGTTCCCAGACGAAAACAAGACAGCTTCGCAGACACAACATTTTAACTTATGTTTGTACAGTAAACACTCCTTTGGCTTCTAACCGTCTCCTCATTTGAGATTAGTTAAGGAAGAGCCTACTTTTGCAGCTGAGAAGAACCAACGGGTGTCCTGGTTTAGATGTTTGACAGCTTGGCAAGAGCCTCAGCTTGTTGATACAAGTGCTGGGCAATAACAGAGTCTGGCTGATTCCTACCACTTGTGTCGTACAGTTgtcatgcttgtttttcttttttcttttttggagggAGATATGCCACTGACTCACATTAGCACCAGATGTTTTGGGTCATGGAGAGGATTTGTGTGGAGGGCGAGTTGATCTGAGTGTTGAGGTAAACCGATTCTCCATTACGCCATTTCTAgaatatttctaaaaatattaGACCCAATAAAaataagacccactccaatgaaaattgtgttttctgtgttaatAACACATTCTTGTGACATGTTTCTCACGGTGGAGGAggtatacaaagaaaattaagcttaaaattctttttaaattctgttaaaaggctgatttaatgttttcttcCCAGCAAATCATAAAAGACATGTTTGACTAGGACCTTTAGAAAAAGggagagctttgcttttatcAGGACTCAGAGGAGATCAAACATCTCTACTTGACATGAGCAAGCTGCAAATAGTTTGTAAGCCCTTGATCTGTGCTGTCTGAGTCAGAATCAAAGGAAAGCATTGATAGAGATGTCCATTAGCTTTACCAAGCTCAATCCCTCTCACTCACACCTTTGACCATCACACTTCTGATTGTAATCAGTCATCATCAGTGACCTGTACTTCTCCTCAGCGGCCACTCGCAGCTCTCTAAAgtgttttattcttcttctgCGATGCATGGCGACCTTTGTCGATCCGAGCTACAATtaattttctgttcatttagtgGCAGGAAGCAAGTTTTTCCTCTGTGAATGGGCCTGTTGTTCCAAACCGCCTCTCCCCCTTCCTTATACGATTTAGGTCTGCTGACCTCTAACCGAGGAAGTTTTAGGCAGTTGACCTCTTGGCTTTTACATCTGTGTATTTATGTCTGCAAAAATACTGAAATTATTACGTTTAATTCTGTCACCTTCAAGCAACCGTGACTGATTTCTGTGGCAGTCACTGAATGTCTCAGTGGACTCAAAGTACCATTTTGTCATGAGTTCAGCTGAGCATGAAGAATATTTGAATGCTCGGCAAACGTCAGAACCTTTTTCTTACAGAAACAGCCAAAACCTAATAGGTTTGAACTAAttgcttgtttttaaacatattttattacTTGACCTatattaaaaaagtatgttgtttgggtttttggttaaaaaacaaaacacaagtaacaatttttttgcaaaactgctGTGGACTTATAAAATTTtgcagaaagttaaaaaaaacaacaataaatgatAAGTACAGTTCTAAACTGTAAAGGTGTATAAAAGTCCAGGCGAAGTCTTCAAAGACAGTAAAAAGAATCATTTTGTGTAATGATTCCAAGATAAAGGTGTGATAAAGTCAGAgctcttttatttgaaaaagagtgAAGGCTTTTTCAGACAAGAGATGATACAAAAAGTTATGAAAGGATATAACAAATCTTTCGACCATGATAGGAAaattcacaaataaaataaaaagcccaAACACTTACAACATACTAaagtacacaaaaataaaaaggataatTCCATCAAagggaaataaatgtgtttgaaaCAGTTCTAGTATTGAAAATGTAAGGTTTAAGTTAAGGAATCAATCTTAGAGCTTTATGATAAAGTTTAACATATAATTTGTTGCCAGTGCCAAATTGACAAAAAAGGGAGCATAATACCACTGTCctgtctttaaagaaaaaccttgatcttgttttaaaataaaagcctgttgTACTTAAAAGAGTGTGTGCTCGGATTAAAAAaccagttaaataaaaaactgtcatctgcataaaaatcacattttggaTTTAATACAGTTTGTTGAATGTTCCTGCATGAGGTGCAAAAGTCGGGGTACACCCTAGATTTCTCTGTATGGATTACATCAGTCTGCACACAATCAGTTTGTAGATTGCCCCTGTTAAAACTTGATATTTATAGacaggaacaaacaaaaaaatataggaGGTCTCTGTACAAGCCCCTATCCTTGGTTAGTTCATAAATTTCAATGGCTTCTCAGAAGACAACGGATCCAAATGAAGTCTGTGGAACAGCAAAATATTGGAATTGTAGACAACAAATGAAGTTATTATCATTATATGTAAGCATGCATGTGTTAGCAGTGAATAATTTCCAAGATTTCCCATAGAAACAACTATAGTATAGAAGAAACTACAAGACAAAAGTAACCTCCTTTTCTTGtatgcttttgttttcatcaaGGCCCTCAGATTTTGGTAAAGTTCATCTACTGAAAATGAGAAGCTGCCTTGCTGTAACAGTCCATGGATTTGAAGTCAGAGAGCAGTCCCACTTGGTGTATCCAATTCGCCGTGCTGTATTTGTTTGTCAGTGTGTTTGGACCCATCTTTAACTAGACACAATTACTGAATTGTGTTTCTGTTATCTGCCTCCTTTTGTTTTGTGACCACTTTTGCTCAAGATCTAAATGTTCACATGAGGACAGAAAGACATGTGGATCTTGTTAGCCGTGTGAGTCAAAGCTGTTCTACAACCCAGAGAGTTGATATTTCTTTCCTGGGTTGCTGTCATTACTCTGCCAGGCCATGATTTTGCTCAGTGGGATCTTTAATCAATCATGGATTCATTTCTCCAACCATTTTGGTGGAACTCCACCATATTCTGTTTTTTAGTTGATCCTCTTTAAAACACTGTTGTTGCCTTATTCCTTGAGGTTTTCCATCTGATGCTTGTTAGACCTGGTAACTGAGTGCCTACGCTGCTCGGGGGCAAGTCTGCCACCAGTCTGAGCTGCATGCAAATATAGAAGTGAAGATTGGGATTTGGTTAATCGCATCTTTCACCATGACTGGCCTGAACTGACCTAGCTTTGAGAAGATGGCACTCGTTGTTGGTAGATGCTACTTGCTTCAACCAGATTCTGACACAGTatgacaaaaagggaaaaattcaTTTGACGTGTGAACTaacatgcaaatatgcatcTTTAGAGATGAAAATCCAGGCAGGTTTAAGGTCAGCTGCAGCAAACAGGGTcatcttttgctgtttttaagccCCTTGCTTCCAACCCTTTCGACCTCTCTTCACCATAAGGGGGTTAACTGTCAATTCTTTCAAGCTTCTTCTcatacataaataaatctgtGCTCCCTCCCCCTTTCATAGTTAACTCTAAGGTCTACTCAAGGGAGCAGAAGGTCTAAGAGCATTCCTCCATGAAGACTTTCTCCTTTCGAACTCGGCTTTGATTTTGCACTCTTAATCCCCCCTGCAGCTCAGCTGCGTCTGGACAAGAGACTCCACACCTGATGAAACAATAGTGGGGGCTGTGCTGCCTAAAGAAGCTAAAGTGAACTTGGGAGGAGGTGCCAGGGTGGGGATTGTCTTACTGCTTCACACCACCACAGTAGAAAAGAAACAGCCATTCTCCTCAGTTTTCTGCGCATattagcagcagtgttgcctgTGAAAGAAGAGGATCTCCCTAAGTGGACTCGGTTTCCCCTCAAAAACCCTTTTGTTATTCACAAGTGCCGGTGCTGTCAAAGCCGGGACAGTCCTCTCCCTGATCTTCAGCCACGTCACTTTTAATGATGCCCCTGAGGCACCGGGGCCCGGAGGGCAAGTGGAAAGTCTCTGAATGGGACTAACTCTGCTCCCTGTGGTGATGTGCACAGAAGCACATCTGAAGCTCAAATCATTGCTTGATTGATTTAATGGTGTTTTTCCTAAATCCACCAGTTAATTTTGGAAACATTAGTGATTGATTGTgatcttgataaaaaaaaagattataaagGGACAAGTACACTGTGGCAGTTACATGTGAAGCATAACTCAAAAAATGTGTCTGTCTTTAGTTTATATAAGTGAAAAAAGTTATAGATAATAACTAGTTGaacaatgtaaataaaaatgcaaaacataaacatatatttggctaaaataaaactttatgacAGAATATTAcgtgttttgaaaaaagtttaatcATTTAGTTTGGGGGTAAAAATGAAGTCTTGCTTCAGCTTCTAAACATGTGGTGCAATACTGACCCCAAGTGTACTGGTAaggaaacatgttaaaatgtgAAGTAAATCCAATAATCCAAAGCAAATTGGAGTGTTGTGACAGAGTTATAGTTatgtgataaagaaaattatgacaTATTTTACATAACGTATTCCCTTTATGACTATACTATAACagttccacacaaaaaaaacacttgttatTTCTGAGAGACCGTTTTTGTAGGTGCAGAGTCTTTAACGACAGAAACTCTCCATTCATACCCTGCAATATGCTTCAAACAACttattccaatgaaaagtctatgtaaatgcttGTTTAGGACTTTCACATTAAAAACTCGTGTGTTCATGCGAGTTTCTATTACTGTTTTCAGGCACCACATACACAATACGTGGCCATACGCGGTCATAAAAGGCAAACCCGATTAAACTTTGGCAATTCAGGGACTCAGATTAGGTAATGACACATGGATGAattcccttttaattcatggaagtaccaaccttttaaaaattgatcagggaggagaaattaataattgcggtttgtgtctggGAAGAATTATattacaccaagtctttcaaatatcgaaataaaagaaaaaatcataaataCATCTTCTACATCTTTTGACTTAGTTCAGAATCGGGACACATGTTTTGGACCTCGTATGATGATTATTATCCACTAAGGCTTTTTGCTCTTTAATCTGGATGGTTATGATAGAAAAAGTTCATTAAAGCATCACATGAGCTCAGAAGTCACTGAATGTTTAAACCTGCAAACAATTGAGGGATTTGTACTGAAATGGTGTGAGAGACTGAAAGCTGCTGTGTATGAATGTTTGCCACAGATCCAGAATGAGTGATCAACGGAGCTCTGAACTGTTGACCGATATTAGAAGGATTATTGAGGGGatggagtgggaggaagcactCTCCAtgaatgatcctggtgatggtcagagggattGTACGCCTCTACCAtcaataatggacacactgtaagtgctttgagcgtctggaaaatcgcagataaatccaattcCTTATTATTATCTTCCATGCTTTCTCCCGCTATTCTCTGaatccctggtatttctccagtttctcatgttccttctttttGAGGCAATACCACCACATTCACCTAAGCGGctctcctctgttctttatccaatgcaatgttaaggcccgtacacaccgggacgaatattcgccaggcgttattcgccagcgtttttcgccacgttttttgtgttcacacccaggcgattttcgctgacgatgagccgagcgaacatgcaatttcattccctgacattagatggcgcttaatgtaaaacagaaatactcctgaacacaaggtggcgctgcacaactttaTGCTTcctaaagtcgcttttcactaaGAAGAAGAGAGCctgtatttacgcgcttgtcagaatcaaacaaagaaaacatggatatttcaagcaccagtagctccagttccagttccagcgatgaagaaattattgttctgttgaatgctgaaagacgccggaaaagacgccgattttgggtacatcccataaatacgagaagagaagaacatggggagttttatcgactgatacaagagctgaaaatgtatcatgagcgttttcggggatattttagaatgtccgtcagtgagttcGAAAATTTACTTCAACAACTGGCTCCCTCGCTGACGAAAGAACAGACACACTACCGTAAACCAATCGACCCAGAACAGCGTTTGGCCGTGTGTTTACGGTGAGTTCGTTTACATTGTTATTCACTTCAATGAATGTTGTAAAAACATATGTTAAGTGTTGTTAAAAACTAGTATTTGTCTATTTCTATTTCAGTTTTCTAAGCACTGGGGACTCGTACCGCACTATTGCGTCCAGCTTTCGACTTGGTGTGTCAACTGTGGCTTCGATAGTGAGAGAAACCTGTGATGCATTGTGGCACTGCCTCAGAGATGAACATTTGCCTGTGCCTACTGAAGAGATGTGGAGGAGTACAGCCAGGAGATTCCATGAAAGATGGAATTTCCCTAACTGCTTGGGAGCCATGGATGGGAAACGCATATCCATCCAGGCAACTGCAAACTCTGGTTCTCTCTACTTTAATTATAAAGGTACATTCTCCGTTGTCTTGCTGGCCTTAGTTGATGCAGATTACCGCTTCCTGATGGTTGATGTGGGGAGCTATGGCAGCAACAGTGATGGAGGAATCTTTGCCAATTCTGGACTAGGAAAGGCACTCAGAGATGGAACTCTGAATGTTCCCCCACCAAGTGAACTTCCAGGTGCTCCTGAGCTCGGAAAAGTTAACCATGTCATTGTAGCAGATGAAGCTTTTCCGCTGAAACCATATCTCCTCCGGCCATAC encodes the following:
- the LOC110017219 gene encoding protein ALP1-like → MDISSTSSSSSSSSDEEIIVLLNAERRRKRRRFWVHPINTRREEHGEFYRLIQELKMYHERFRGYFRMSVSEFENLLQQLAPSLTKEQTHYRKPIDPEQRLAVCLRFLSTGDSYRTIASSFRLGVSTVASIVRETCDALWHCLRDEHLPVPTEEMWRSTARRFHERWNFPNCLGAMDGKRISIQATANSGSLYFNYKGTFSVVLLALVDADYRFLMVDVGSYGSNSDGGIFANSGLGKALRDGTLNVPPPSELPGAPELGKVNHVIVADEAFPLKPYLLRPYPGRRLPTDKRVFNYRLSRARRISENVFGILSQRFRVFQRTLQVQPSVVDKVVKAACVLCNYLRPKGEDQNHATEDDRDCEQPLQGFEHCRGQRASVEAQNVRELYKEYFNSPAGEVA